In the genome of Pseudoglutamicibacter cumminsii, one region contains:
- a CDS encoding RluA family pseudouridine synthase, whose translation MSTEPAEQLITVPGTGQRLDVVVAKAADVSRTVAAQMIQDGLVSVDGQPGLKSMRPDAESQITVKVVAAEEVEEPVQDIPIVYEDADLVVINKPVGVAAHPSPGWAGPTVTGQLARQGIAIATSGAQERAGIVQRLDVGTSGLMVVAKSEPAYAGLKQAFKDRTPTKIYHAVVQGLPDPMEGTIDAPIGRHPNATWRFAVVTDGRNAVTHYKLEEAFGTVSMMRVKLETGRTHQIRVHFSAMGHPLVGDQQYGADPTLAAQLGLTRQWLHAKELGFTHPVTGEEIYLEAPYPQDLVDSLSLLREE comes from the coding sequence ATGAGCACCGAGCCTGCTGAACAGCTCATCACGGTTCCGGGGACGGGTCAGCGGCTCGACGTCGTGGTCGCCAAGGCCGCGGACGTTTCCCGGACCGTTGCCGCGCAGATGATTCAGGACGGCCTCGTGAGCGTCGACGGGCAACCCGGTTTGAAGTCGATGCGCCCGGACGCCGAGTCGCAGATCACCGTCAAGGTCGTAGCGGCCGAAGAAGTGGAGGAACCCGTGCAAGACATCCCGATTGTGTATGAAGACGCGGACCTCGTGGTCATCAACAAGCCGGTCGGTGTCGCAGCGCATCCTTCCCCAGGTTGGGCAGGGCCGACCGTCACGGGGCAGCTCGCGCGCCAAGGCATCGCGATCGCAACCTCAGGCGCGCAAGAGCGTGCAGGTATCGTCCAGCGGCTCGACGTCGGGACTTCGGGCCTTATGGTCGTCGCGAAGTCCGAACCCGCCTACGCAGGCCTCAAGCAAGCGTTCAAAGACCGCACGCCAACCAAGATCTACCACGCCGTCGTCCAGGGGCTACCAGACCCCATGGAAGGCACCATCGACGCGCCTATCGGCCGGCATCCTAACGCAACCTGGCGTTTCGCCGTCGTGACGGATGGCCGCAACGCGGTGACCCACTACAAGCTCGAAGAAGCGTTCGGGACCGTATCGATGATGCGGGTCAAACTCGAAACCGGGAGAACGCACCAGATCCGTGTGCACTTCTCCGCGATGGGCCACCCGCTGGTGGGCGACCAACAGTACGGCGCAGACCCAACGCTCGCGGCACAGCTCGGGCTCACACGCCAGTGGTTGCACGCCAAGGAGTTAGGTTTCACACATCCGGTAACTGGGGAAGAGATATACCTCGAGGCCCCATATCCGCAAGACCTTGTGGATTCGCTCTCGCTACTGCGCGAAGAGTAA
- the lspA gene encoding signal peptidase II gives MTTPKTTASRGSLASIAGIILVIGYGFDQLTKYWVETSMKVGEIRWVIEPWFKWYSIRNPGAAFSMGENFTWVFAVFMAVVAVAVVVLMLTKARSRLWMAALAALLAGTLGNLTDRLFRPPAFGHGHVVDFISVGDFAIFNIADSLITCSVVAVVLLIWCNVPLAGGPRVTGRHKDQLTEENA, from the coding sequence ATGACAACGCCGAAGACCACCGCATCACGTGGAAGCCTCGCGAGCATCGCGGGCATCATTTTGGTGATCGGGTACGGCTTTGATCAACTGACCAAGTACTGGGTTGAGACCTCAATGAAGGTTGGCGAGATCCGCTGGGTTATCGAGCCGTGGTTCAAGTGGTATTCGATCCGTAACCCGGGGGCCGCGTTCTCGATGGGTGAGAACTTCACGTGGGTCTTCGCGGTGTTCATGGCTGTGGTCGCCGTAGCTGTGGTTGTCCTGATGCTGACGAAGGCTCGTTCGCGGTTGTGGATGGCCGCGCTGGCGGCTCTGCTGGCAGGCACACTCGGTAACCTGACCGACCGTCTGTTCCGCCCGCCCGCATTCGGGCACGGCCACGTGGTCGACTTCATATCGGTCGGCGACTTCGCGATCTTCAACATCGCCGACTCCCTGATTACGTGTAGCGTCGTGGCGGTGGTCTTGCTCATTTGGTGCAACGTCCCACTCGCTGGGGGTCCCCGCGTTACCGGGCGGCACAAGGACCAGCTGACTGAGGAGAACGCATGA
- a CDS encoding DivIVA domain-containing protein has protein sequence MALTPDDVVNKRFQPTKFREGYDQDEVDDFLDEVVEELRRLNDENAELRRQLAECQEGNVVPAPVSATSETAEAEVEAPEAETPEVEETVEAAPVEETPEVEQPAVPVAAAAETSAPVAPAASTGSADQAAGVLQMAQRLHDEYVTQGANERDRIISEAQAKAQSLVSDAEAAAKKTTEDAEDTKRRTLDDLAEKKTKLEGEIEDLKSFETSYRERLRAYIADQLSDLDGQTPVAEQI, from the coding sequence ATGGCACTGACGCCGGATGATGTAGTCAACAAGCGCTTCCAGCCTACGAAGTTCCGCGAAGGCTACGACCAGGACGAAGTCGATGACTTCCTTGATGAGGTTGTTGAGGAACTTCGTCGCTTGAACGACGAGAACGCTGAACTGCGTCGCCAGCTGGCTGAATGCCAGGAAGGCAACGTTGTTCCAGCTCCAGTTTCCGCAACCTCAGAAACCGCTGAGGCAGAGGTTGAAGCTCCAGAGGCTGAAACCCCAGAGGTTGAAGAGACCGTCGAGGCTGCTCCGGTTGAGGAGACCCCAGAGGTTGAACAGCCTGCTGTTCCAGTTGCAGCAGCAGCTGAGACCTCGGCGCCAGTTGCTCCAGCCGCATCGACCGGTTCCGCAGACCAGGCTGCAGGCGTCCTGCAGATGGCACAGCGCCTCCACGACGAGTACGTGACCCAGGGTGCTAACGAGCGCGACCGCATCATCTCCGAGGCACAGGCCAAGGCACAGTCCCTCGTTTCCGACGCTGAAGCGGCAGCGAAGAAGACCACCGAGGACGCTGAAGACACCAAGCGCCGCACCCTCGATGACTTGGCTGAGAAGAAGACCAAGCTCGAAGGCGAAATCGAGGACCTCAAGTCCTTCGAGACCAGCTACCGCGAGCGCCTGCGCGCCTACATCGCAGACCAGCTGTCTGACCTCGACGGTCAGACCCCGGTTGCGGAGCAGATCTAA
- a CDS encoding YggT family protein — protein MGANGMIFGAIYLALSLFMYLLMARIVVSFIDSFVRDWRPRGAALVFASTVNRTTEPLLGWVRKVIPPVNFGGVQLDLSFILVFFVVSILKSFVFRMGVGLV, from the coding sequence ATGGGTGCAAACGGCATGATTTTCGGTGCGATCTACCTTGCGCTGAGCCTGTTCATGTACTTGCTGATGGCCCGCATCGTTGTGAGCTTCATCGACTCATTCGTTCGTGACTGGCGGCCACGCGGTGCCGCGCTTGTCTTCGCAAGCACGGTCAACCGCACCACGGAGCCACTGCTCGGCTGGGTCCGAAAAGTGATTCCGCCCGTGAATTTCGGAGGAGTCCAACTGGACCTTTCGTTCATTCTGGTGTTCTTCGTGGTGTCCATCCTCAAGAGCTTCGTATTCCGCATGGGCGTTGGATTGGTGTGA
- a CDS encoding cell division protein SepF produces the protein MAGALRKTMIYLGLAEAEDDDVKRQEPAKDVKPAASEQVRHEVKPEPAAEQPQKAKPQLVEVAQPETEPKVAEDFRAPVTPIKRAASAPEEDTELRQITTVHPRSYNDAKTIGESFRDGIPVIMNVTDMGESEAKRLVDFSAGLVFALRGNIERVTNKVFLLTPHGVEILGEELTGDDQSAFFNQS, from the coding sequence ATGGCAGGAGCCCTCCGCAAGACCATGATCTACCTTGGCCTGGCTGAGGCGGAGGACGACGACGTCAAACGCCAGGAACCGGCGAAGGACGTCAAACCCGCCGCTTCGGAACAGGTGCGCCACGAGGTAAAGCCTGAACCAGCAGCAGAACAGCCTCAGAAGGCTAAGCCGCAGCTGGTCGAAGTTGCACAGCCAGAAACCGAACCGAAAGTTGCGGAAGACTTCCGCGCTCCGGTGACGCCTATCAAGCGCGCGGCGTCCGCGCCGGAGGAGGACACTGAGTTGCGTCAGATTACGACTGTTCACCCGCGCTCTTACAACGACGCGAAGACGATCGGTGAGAGCTTCCGCGACGGCATCCCAGTGATCATGAACGTCACTGACATGGGAGAGTCTGAAGCCAAGCGCCTCGTCGACTTCTCGGCCGGCCTCGTGTTCGCGTTGCGTGGCAACATCGAGCGCGTAACCAACAAGGTCTTCCTGCTTACCCCACATGGCGTCGAGATCCTGGGTGAAGAGCTCACTGGCGACGACCAGTCCGCATTCTTCAACCAGAGCTAA